CATGCAAATTCAAAAGTAAAGAACAATAaataagatgaatttattagattaaaaGCATAAGTTGCatcttgggggggggggggggggggaagttaAAAAAAACGTTGGTTGTATTGTGTGGAATTTAATTATAGGGATGACTTATTTGTTAAGAGAGATTGTATTAAAAAGCCAGggctgaatatatatatatatatatatatatatatataaagttctGAAAATATTGATGATAGACTTTTAAGGTCTATTTGGTaagagtatttaaattttttttttttttttttttttggcaatccATAAAATGGTGGGTCCATACTTGAATCTATTGTTTGACTGATGTTTTCTGAATAtggttttcaaaaaattgtatcaaattTTCCTTGTTCAAAATAGGATTTTGAAAACGGTTGAGAAGTTGTTTTCAAGATACACAAAATCTTTTTAATGACATagttataaataaatcaaaaaccGTGGAGCttatctttatcacaaaaagaattctcacaattcaaatttgaaacttatcattaaaaaaaaaaaaaaaaaaaaaaaaaaaaaaagaggaagaagaaggtaACATGAACTCTATTCCCTTATCTTAatggttgtaaaaaaataaattaaattaaatctcaaaaatagaaatggcctaccaaacaatttttttttttttttttttagtattttgaaaattgttcttaaaagtggGAGTCaaacacatataatataaaaattattatctaaaaactagtttcaatttcaattttttgaaaattgtttttatactattctgaaaacaaaaataaagatccTCCTACCAATCAAGCCCttagttggagtagaatttaaatttttaaaatttggatgataactttttatgaaaatttaattattattaaatcttATCCCTTAGTCAAGAGTTAGAGTCTTGTAGCTTAATatcctaataaattattaatttaataaaatacaacttgagaaaaacaaaacaaaaacaaaagcgtGGGTTGGTGGGATTtcagtttagaaaattttgataatagacttttagtttaaataaatCCATTagtcaagagtcttgtagcttaatatcctaataaaatattaatttaataagatgcaacttggtgaaaaaaaaaaacaaaaaaacaaaaacaaaaaagtgggTTGTGTggaatttaagtttagaaaattttaataataaaattttagtttgaacaaaatcccttaggtaagagccttgtagcttaatatcctaataatatattaatttaataatatgcAACTCgaggaaacaaaaacaaaaacttgggttgggttgggcgtccatttttttgcttctttatagTAAACTTCATCTGGCATAATATCCTGCAAACAAATTTAGAAGCAAAGAACAATAAGTGAGATgaatttattagattaaaacaTAACAGTAAGTTGCatcttagagagagaaaaaaaagtgggaaaaaaaaaaaaaaaaacagcgtAGGGTGTAATAATTAGGGATAAACCAAGGATTTCAAGTTAGGCGGCAGactataagtaaaaaaaaaaatcatgaagtCACTGTCCgtataatttctaaaatattcatttgTATAGATAGCTacaataattgtgtaaattttctCAATCAACCCCAAAATACACCCACATCAGTCTATATATCATTGTATAAAAATACGTTTGTGCTATattaattgtgtaaatttacacagttactatagcacaaatatatttttgcatAATGATACATAAACTAATGTAAGTgtatttttgggtaaattagaCAAATTTGGAGTCTTATGTTATTTTACAATTGATGCAAATGCTATTACAATCAAATCAATGTAAAATTGGAGGGAGGGGCTTCAAAAGTTTTGAAAGAGGGGgcccaaatataaaattgtaaaaaatatacctatatatatatatatataaaagttctgaaaattttgatagTAGACTTTTAGTTgggatagaatttaaatttttaaaatttacatgaTAGCATTTTATCtatattaaattattgtaaaatctTATCCCTTAGTCAAGAACTTTGTATCTTaatatcctaataaaatattgatttaataaaatgcaacttgaggaaaaacaaaaacaaaaaagtgggTTTTGTAAGgtttaagtttagaaaattttgataatagacttttagtttgaatagaatccCTTAatcaagagtcttgtagtttaatatcataataaatattgaTTTAATAATATGCaacttgaggggaaaaaaataataataacaacgcggattgtgtgggatttaagtttaaaaaattttgataattgacttttactttgaataaatttatccaaaagtttataataattattaagaTTTTGTGTACATcctaaaaattgataaagtattAGAGTTTAAGTCAAAAAATTGATGCAATTTGGTACAGTCACTTGACGCAATCATGATTTCTAGGTccaattaattaacttttattatatagtatatgatatgatataaggTTAATACTTAATTGGTAATAGCTTGCATCATATGACGAGACTTGCAGTAATACCATATGATGATCAACGTGGGAGATCATTTTGTGGTTTTTCCTATAAACATGTTAGCATGTGGCTTGACCAATATTTAGggatttgtttatttcatgaaATTCAGGGTCTCAATgtcattttgataattttatatataactgCCAACCAACATCAGAAACTCTTGAGTATCTTGCAATAGATCCTGATTTTCAAACAAAACCATAAACTATAGCATGAGTTTCAACAACACTGTTTATCCTGAAATGACTATTGCACCAGAACGAAAAACattaatatttaacaaaaagttCAACATTCAAGTTGTTGAATAGCCAAATTACAGAGAAAAAAGTTACTGTCAAGACtcaagtgaaaagaaaatagttaTATATTCATGTTCGGTGGACAAACACAAGCTCTTGCAGTTAGTAATTCCATCATATATAGCACCACCCTTTCACTGTCACATGCATTATCACCCATGCTTTTCCAAATACAGACATTCAGTAATCAGTATCTATGAACATGTTGTCAACATTTTATAGGTATATAAAACTTAGGAAAAGGTACACATATTGATAGATGTAATTTGAAAGAAACATTTCTCACTTATCAAGATCAGATCAAGAAAGAGAATTTGTATAAAATAGATGGAGATGCCTCTAGATGGGGAATTATTAGCATGTATGTGATACAATCTGTCTTGTCCAATCATGCCCATTTGGCTTGAATCCCAGCTGTAACTAACTTGGGTCCCACTTCCCTTTCTCAATCTAATCCTCTTTCTCCCAACCCAATCTGTGTCCTCACCAGTCCATGCTGGTCCATACCATGAAGAGCTATTTCCTTTTCCATCCTTATTCTTCTGGTTTTGATGATGATATAAACAATGTTGGGGTCACTGATATATGTTCTCATTCTAGCTTCCAAGCATAAAGGAACAAGCAAAAGTCAGAAGACCCACTAGCATTCAGCCCCTCTAAGGACCCAGAGCTCTCTGTCTGAGACGATAATGGTGTAGATGTCAAGGAAAATAAAGGtggtgatgatgaagatgataagGATGATAGAGATATGGATGACAGAattggtttaaaaataaataaggcaTGCCTTAAACCTGGACTAAAGAGCCAGTCATGGACATCCCAATATACCTCTACTCTCATTTTGTTGACATATATAGACTCATTACCTCTAAACTTCCACTGAAGGTGCTTGACATGAATGACCAAGAGCCCATCAATCTTAATCTCCATCTCTGGCTCAACCCCAATTGAAGAATTTCCATTGCTCATGTTCCCACCACCACTACTATTCTTGCGCTCAATTGAGATTTCATGAAATCTACCTTTCTCAAGGAATTTGACTCTTGTAGAATACTTTTTCTTACCAAATATGTGTTCCTTCTTTGAAACCAATATGGGATCAATAAGAGCTGGCCTACAGCCAGTCTTCTTATATGCATCTTTCTTTAGATCCCCAATGAGAAGCACAACCTCTTCATCACAAACAACTGCAACATAGTATTCTGAGTTTGGCTCCGTCTCACCATTGAATTTTGCAGCCTTAAGGTCCCAGAAGATATCAACAGCTTTACCATCTACTATAAAGCGCTTAGAACCTTGTTTCCTCCAGAAATACCATGGCTTCAGCTCAACTTTGCAAGTATACTGACTTTCTCCTTCAGGGCCTTCCACTGATACTGATAGGCCATGGAGTAACAAATTTTTGCACCATGTAATGGTGATTAAGCGGCACTGATCAGCAATCTTTGTTCTGTAAACAGTCATGAAAACACTTTGACCTGACCTGGTTACAGCTGCCTGGTCATCACTTAATTTCTCACTGGATGAAAAGCAAGTAGGAATTCCAATAGGGTCCTGCATGTTTGTTGAAAAGTTGCTCAATTTCAATGAACTAGCAAATGGGCAAGGCCTAGTTTTGAGCAAGAGGATAACAAGATGTGGATGGATTAATTGGAGAAAGCTAAATTATGAGTGAGAACTTCAACATAGGGACTATGATACTTCTTATTCGCTAGATGAATGAGTCACAGATGCTGCCAGAGCTGCTCTTGGCAGCATTAatggaataaaaataatatttccaaACTGGCATATAGACTGGcagtgagtgagagtgagtgaAGAACTATTTTATATTCAATTGCCTGCACCTCTGCTAAGCCTGTCCTACCTGGATTTTTCCTATTTATTTCTCACTTCTTTACTTCACTTTATTTTTCtatcagattttttttattattttaaacaacTTTTTTAAACCCAAGGTGGTTTTGCTTCTGCTAAACTTAAAATACTTATTTCCATGCATGGTTAAAAGGAGAGAAGCCATTTTTCACCAGATTTGTGGTATAGATTTCAACAAACACAGATAGAGTCCTTGGAAGCATGACAGCACATGAAAAGTGGGGTAAACTATGACCAGTCaaaatttagggaaaaaaaatggtagatgGAAGAGTTGGTATTCCCAAAGTAggtcttcaatttttttattatttgaaaacattaTCACATTATGTTATATGTaaggttttaacttttaactttttttttcatcaaagcTGTGTAGGAGAGGAATCTACTGATGGATGGTTGCAGAAAAGTTTTGAGGAATCTAAGGCTGTAGTTGCAGATCTTGTCCAACTCTCAGTTTCACTGTTCTGCTCTATAGTTGCTGTCCTTGGCAggaaaattgtgggaaaaataatgaaataagcaAATATAAGTGCATCAACCAACCATAAAAATGGATTTgcaattccaaattttcaataaatgaTAAGCTATTTCCAAGTCCAATCAAAGATAAGTTGCAAAACAACAGAGCTTTGAACATTAGATTCCAAGTTATTTTCCGTCGGTCAATGGGCATGGTTGCCTAAGCCAGAAGGTACATATGTTCACCACAAAATATTGGGTATTAATTCCAcctatttcataaattaaaacctgccttaagcaaaaaaaataaaaaataaaaaataaaataaaaaaagaaaaagaacgtAGGAAAAATCCTATTATGGCTTTGTGCCAACTtgcaaaagaaaatgcaaataaATAGATATCTATTAAGTTTTCTGAGTCTTCATTTtacagccttttttttttttttttttttttttttttttggagaaagtatGACTTCATATTAATGTCgtattgtgttttttaaaattttctgtgTGTTTTTATTAATTAGGTTGGTACCATGCACGAGGGTTGGCTTGGGTCTATTTTGTTCAACATGGTGGGGAGAAAGCACAAAGACAAAGTGAAGGATGGTCCCGCTGACTATGTCTACAAGCAGTCAGTACCTAGCTAGTCCCCTACCAGTTGAATAGCCCTTAGAAAGAAACATATCAACCAAAGTGGGGAAAcagggagagagaagaaaagaaaaaaaaaaaagatgatctATGAAAGTTGAATGTGATCGATGTAGCCTAACCTACCTTGGGTCAGagtctttcttttaaaaaggaTATTATGCTTATAAAGCTTTTCATACAATTTGTTAAAGGTTGGTGTGGCCTAAGAGGTACTAGTATATTATAGGTACATGTATACCGTAGATCCATGTACTTAGAGTAAACAAGGTAAATAAGACTTATAATTCAAATACTACAATCCTATGGTTAGCTTAGGTTAGCCCCTATACattctccaaaataggattcaTTGTAACATAATTTATATGAGCAAAAATATAACCGCTTATGCGTTTTATGTTGTGGACATGGTTCATCAAGCCAAACCATATTAATCTctgcattctctctctctctctctcctttgttGTCTTTCTATATtagctttattttctttctttctattttaacatGGAATCAAAGGTacatttcaataaatttaaCATGGTAATAAAACCACCTTTTTATGGCCTTTAATATGGTTTTAGGTGCCCATTATTTACCATTACTTAGGTCACTTGTCGTTAGTGACGGAATCAGGATTTTAATCTACAAAAGCAAGATTAAAAgtcaataataaaaagaaaattaatctaaaaaatattaatagataataataaataattaaaaaattgtgagcAAATTTGGTTTTGTGGGGACCGACCCAGAATAATAGGTTGACTGGGCCCTGGGTCCATCCGAGGACCAGTCCATCCGAGGAGACATCGTGGCCCAGAATCCTTATTTAGGCCCACCGGGGCAAAGAGAatatgtccgaggaggaattcctccttgGACATTGCAAAATCCAGATCAAAGGTGCGTCCCAGCCACTGTAGTCTATCCCCCAAGTACGCAAAAAGGAAGGAGacccaaaatatctcaacaAAGGCTGTCACTACCACATTAAATGTatcacaactactctcctggccgcattaatgaagagaagatctctgaacagtgctaccttggccactgcaactcacaaagaattaATAAGGGTGTCTAATGGGACATCTGCTCAAGTGGgagtttggatgatcaacaagtataAAGCCCATATGATAGGAGaaggcctatataatatgtaaaagtcccccaagagaGGGGGACGAGAGacagagaaaaagagaggagagaacaCTGTAGAGAAATTTCATTTGCATGAATCTGTGCTCATTGACCAAGTTTAAGACCTGATCATTTGAGAAGGATCTCTCTTCACTGCTATTTccttttgttcttgtttctgTATCCCCTGAGCCCATGCAACAAACCGTTTAAGCTAACTGAAATCAAGTTctttagcccatactctacaaaaaattcattgtgtgggactttTTGGGCCAAGACTTGACCAACAAGGATTGGGCCactaaaatcgtgtccctacaattggcgccatctgtggggagAACTAAAATATCAGTAAGcacaacggtcgagcatggTAGAACTAGAtccacaccaggagaatcctcaccaagCTAACCCTCAACAGACAGAACCCATTAAGTCCCAACGGCAAAATAATCCTGCCAACCCAGGCAGCAGAaggaatcgtgagggaagtgtacATACTACCCAGACGAGCCAAAGTCATACCCAGATAGATAGTCACGTATCCCAAAGGCAAAACAGtcatcaggccatgcagcgagagatagatgacctgaaaagGAAGTTGCGACGTGCGCAGCGAAAGCGATCTCCCTCCAGCTCAGATGCGTCCTCTAACGAGGAGGACATGAGTTATCGACGGAAATCAAGAACACctccaagtgaaaccttttcttgCGAGAAGGAGTCTCGCCCTGTACGAAAGTATGAGAGCCCATCCAGCAAGGGTTTGGGAAACGATGCTATGAATAGGGCACTAAACCAGATTTCAAGATCACCCTTCATGTacagaattgaaggggctaagttGCCTCGATGCTTTAATCAACCAATGTTCGCCATTTACAACGGCCAAGCAGACCCGGTGGAGCACGTAAGttagtttaaccaaaaaatggctatctactcgcaaaatgaagccctaatATGCAAAgtcttcccatccagcttgggaccaatggcgatgagatggttcaacaacctgaagacaaattccataggctcatataagcagctcactcaggctttctactctcgctttattacaaatagcagagtccctcgacccctAAGTTCGTtgttgtccttatccatgcacgagggagagaccctGAAGGCGTATTCagatagatattgggagattTATAACGAGTTGGATGAGAACCATGATgatgtcgctatcagcacattcaaaagagGTCTCCCCACCGAgtatggcttaaggaaatctctcACTGGTAAACAAGTTGCCAACGTTCAtcagttgatggataggattgacaagtacaaaagggtggaagaagatcagctacaagggaaaggaaaatatcattccccccaaagcgaatgatttcaggtcggaacgataTAACCATAACCAGCCGAGGAGATATTTTTCGAGACAGGCTGGACAAAGTAACATACAAACGGTGAATGCCGTGTTCAGAGAGCTAGTACAACAAgtgctggagaaagtaaggaacgaACCCTTCTTCAGATGGCCGAGAAAGATGGTTGGAGACCCTTCAAAACAtaaccagaacctgtattgCCActaccatcaggaccatggacataccactgaggattgcaagaatctatggaat
The Quercus lobata isolate SW786 chromosome 10, ValleyOak3.0 Primary Assembly, whole genome shotgun sequence DNA segment above includes these coding regions:
- the LOC115965936 gene encoding uncharacterized protein LOC115965936: MQDPIGIPTCFSSSEKLSDDQAAVTRSGQSVFMTVYRTKIADQCRLITITWCKNLLLHGLSVSVEGPEGESQYTCKVELKPWYFWRKQGSKRFIVDGKAVDIFWDLKAAKFNGETEPNSEYYVAVVCDEEVVLLIGDLKKDAYKKTGCRPALIDPILVSKKEHIFGKKKYSTRVKFLEKGRFHEISIERKNSSGGGNMSNGNSSIGVEPEMEIKIDGLLVIHVKHLQWKFRGNESIYVNKMRVEVYWDVHDWLFSPGLRHALFIFKPILSSISLSSLSSSSSPPLFSLTSTPLSSQTESSGSLEGLNASGSSDFCLFLYAWKLE